From one Bacteroides intestinalis DSM 17393 genomic stretch:
- a CDS encoding BT0820 family HAD-type phosphatase — protein MTIAVDFDGTIVEHRYPRIGKEIPFATDTLKLLQQDQHKLILWSVREGELLEEAVAWCKERGVEFYAVNRDYPEEKQQDCGFSRKLKVDLFIDDRNLGGLPDWGLIYQMIKEHKTFRDIYTQGNIPAEQDKKKKWWF, from the coding sequence ATGACAATAGCAGTTGATTTCGACGGAACTATAGTAGAACATCGCTATCCCCGTATCGGTAAAGAAATCCCTTTTGCAACAGACACTTTAAAACTGTTGCAGCAAGATCAGCATAAGCTCATCTTATGGAGTGTGCGCGAAGGTGAGCTTCTGGAAGAAGCCGTTGCCTGGTGCAAAGAAAGAGGAGTGGAATTCTATGCTGTCAATCGTGATTATCCCGAAGAAAAGCAGCAGGACTGTGGATTTTCCCGTAAACTGAAAGTAGACCTTTTCATTGACGACCGCAATCTGGGCGGATTGCCCGATTGGGGACTTATCTATCAGATGATTAAAGAACATAAAACGTTCCGGGATATCTATACGCAAGGTAATATTCCTGCGGAACAGGACAAAAAGAAGAAGTGGTGGTTTTAG